The following coding sequences lie in one Trichoderma breve strain T069 chromosome 1, whole genome shotgun sequence genomic window:
- a CDS encoding ANTH domain-containing protein, which produces MASIRTTEHTKTDQELAVSIKKATNPDEISPKRKHVRACIVYTWDHRTSQPFWAAMKVQPILADEVQTFKALITVHKVLQEGHPSALKEAMANRSWIDSLNRGMSGEGVRGYGPLIREYVYYLLAKLSFHQQHPEFNGTFEYEEYLSLKAINDPNEGYETISDLMVLQDKIEQFQKLIFSHFRNVGNNECRIAALVPLVQESYGIYKFITSMLRAMHSITGDDDALQPLRQRYDAQHYRLVKFYYECSNLRYLTSLITIPKLPQDPPNLLATDDDAPALPARPKQEIERQPSPAPAPKSEEPDEISEFWKGELDRQNREYEEQQRVLEERQRAALLAQQQAQQQAQREFEEQQRRLMEQQQREQEALLAQQAQWQTQGRLAELERENLNARAQYERDQLMLQQYDQRVKALEGELMQIQNSYGHQMSSKDDQIKALQEQVNTWRSKYESLAKLYSQLRHEHLDLLQKFKAVQLKAASAQEAIEKREKLEREIKTKNLELADMIRERDRALHDKDRASGSSKDEVEKLKRELRLAQDRADNLERSKGNELSTMLSKYNREMSDLEEALRIKSRALEEAQSKIRDGDSDLEQLLRDKEEELEVYKAGMDQTLIELNELKQNQGETDHALDGQIDALILSNLDKINDIIDSVLQAGVARVDDALYELDSSMQAGNQNASPTYVLSQIEKASGSAMEFATAFNNFIADGPNSTHSELIKAINVFSGAVADVCSNTKGVVRLATDDKKTDALMQGARQSAQSTVQFFRGLQSFRLEGMEPLQKTDVVINSNNDVQMKLQKLNKLVEGLAPGFGKLMNNKGDLGDLVDSELSKAADAIAAAAARLAKLKNKPRDGYTSYEVKVHDSILDAATAITTAIAELIRAATATQQEIVQAGRGSSSRTAFYKKNNRWTEGLISAAKAVASSTNTLIETADGVLSNRNSPEQLIVASNDVAASTAQLVAASRVKAGFMSKSQDHLEQASKAVGAACRSLVRQVQSMIRERSQEEDQVDYSKLGAHEFKVREMEQQVEILQLENALASARHRLGEMRKISYQEE; this is translated from the exons ATGGCCTCCATACGCACCACCGAGCATACCAA GACCGACCAGGAGCTTGCCGTTAGCATCAAGAAGGCTACCAACCCCGATGAAATCTCTCCCAAGCGCAAACATGTGCGAGCATGTATCGTCTATACATGGGATCACCGGACCTCGCAGCCCTTCTGGGCAGCCATGAAGGT CCAACCCATTCTTGCCGACGAAGTCCAGACATTCAAAGCTCTGATCACTGTCCACAAAGTTCTGCAGGAAGGCCACCCTTCGGCTTTGAAGGAAGCAATGGCCAACCGTTCGTGGATTGATTCCCTGAACCGCGGAATGAGCGGAGAAGGAGTTCGAGGATACGGACCATTGATTCGCGAATACGTATACTACCTCCTTGCGAAGCTGTCTTTTCACCAACAGCACCCAGAGTTCAACGGCACTTTTGAGTATGAGGAATACCTCAGTCTTAAGGCCATCAACGACCCGAACGAGGGATATGAGACCATTTCTGACTTGATGGTGCTGCAAGACAAGATAGAGCAGTTTCAGAAATTGATCTTTTCGCATTTTAGAAATGTTGGAAACAATGAGTGTCGAATTGCAGCTCTGGTGCCCCTGGTTCAGGAGAGCTACGGCATTTACAAGTTCATTACTAGCATGCTGCGCGCCATGCACTCCA TCActggtgacgatgatgcaCTGCAGCCCCTTCGTCAGCGATACGACGCTCAGCATTATCGCTTGGTCAAATTCTACTACGAATGTTCCAACCTTCGATACCTGACAAGTCTTATCACAATCCCCAAACTGCCGCAAGATCCGCCGAACCTCCTTGCtaccgatgatgatgccccGGCCTTGCCCGCTAGACCAAAGCAAGAAATCGAGCGCCAGCCATCTCCTGCGCCAGCCCCCAAGTCGGAGGAGCCAGATGAGATTTCCGAATTTTGGAAGGGTGAACTGGACCGTCAAAACCGTGAATACGAAGAGCAACAGCGAGTTCTTGAAGAGCGACAGAGGGCTGCTCTTTTGGCGCAACAacaggcccagcagcaggccCAGCGCGAGTTCGAAGAGCAACAGCGGCGTTTGAtggaacagcagcagcgagaaCAGGAGGCGCTTCTTGCGCAACAAGCGCAATGGCAGACGCAAGGTCGCCTGGCCGAACTCGAGCGGGAGAACCTTAACGCACGGGCGCAATACGAGCGTGACCAGCTGATGCTACAGCAATACGATCAACGTGTCAAGGCTCTGGAAGGCGAGCTGATGCAAATTCAAAACAGCTATGGTCACCAGATGAGTAGCAAGGATGACCAGATCAAAGCGCTGCAAGAGCAAGTCAACACTTGGAGATCAAAGTATGAGTCCCTCGCGAAGCTATACTCTCAGCTTCGACATGAGCACCTGGATCTCCTGCAAAAGTTCAAGGCAGTACAGCTCAAGGCCGCAAGCGCCCAGGAAGCCATTGAGAAGCGCGAAAAGTTGGAGCGAGAGATCAAGACGAAGAATCTTGAGCTAGCTGATATGATCCGAGAGCGTGACCGAGCTCTTCACGACAAGGATCGGGCTAGCGGAAGCAGCAAGGATGAGGTAGAGAAGCTCAAACGAGAGCTCCGCTTGGCGCAAGATCGGGCCGACAATCTTGAGCGTAGCAAGGGCAACGAGCTATCCACAATGCTCTCCAAGTACAACCGTGAGATGAGTGACTTGGAAGAGGCACTGCGGATTAAGTCCCGGGCCTTGGAGGAGGCTCAGAGCAAAATCCGAGATGGCGATTCCGATCTCGAACAGCTCCTGCgcgacaaagaagaagagcttgaggtGTACAAGGCAGGAATGGATCAGACACTCATTGAGTTGAACGAGCTGAAGCAGAACCAGGGAGAGACAGATCATGCTTTGGACGGACAAATCGACGCACTGATCTTGTCCAACTTGGATAAGATTAACGATATTATTGATTCGGTGCTGCAGGCCGGTGTCGCGCGAGTGGATGACGCTCTTTACGAGTTGGATTCGTCCATGCAAGCCGGTAATCAGAATGCGTCGCCAACATATGTCCTCTCTCAGATTGAGAAGGCATCTGGAAGCGCAATGGAGTTTGCCACTGCTTTCAACAACTTCATCGCTGATGGACCTAATAGCACACACTCAGAGttgatcaaggccatcaatgTCTTCTCCGGAGCTGTTGCCGATGTCTGCAGCAATACAAAGGGTGTGGTGCGCCTGGCGACGGATGACAAAAAGACCGACGCGCTGATGCAAGGCGCAAGGCAATCGGCCCAATCTACCGTGCAGTTTTTCAGGGGCCTACAGAGCTTCCGCCTGGAAGGAATGGAGCCATTGCAAAAGACAGACGTTgtcatcaacagcaacaatgaTGTGCAGATGAAACTgcagaagctcaacaagCTAGTCGAGGGCCTCGCTCCTGGTTTTGGAAAGTTGATGAACAACAAGGGAGACTTGGGAGACCTGGTCGACTCCGAGTTGAGCAAAGCGGCTGACGCCAttgcggcggcggcggctcgcCTTGCTAAGCTGAAGAACAAGCCTCGTGATGGATACACTTCGTACGAGGTCAAGGTGCACGACTCAATCTTGGATGCTGCTACAGCCATCACAACGGCCATCGCGGAGCTCATTCGCGCGGCAACGGCGACACAGCAGGAGATTGTGCAGGCTGGACGAGGCTCATCATCGCGAACAGCCTTTTACAAGAAGAACAACAGATGGACCGAGGGTCTCATCTCGGCGGCGAAGGCAGTAGCTTCGTCAACCAATACGCTCATTGAGACAGCGGACGGAGTCCTGTCCAACCGCAACAGCCCAGAGCAGCTGATTGTCGCATCCAACGACGTCGCAGCGTCTACGGCGCAGTTGGTGGCAGCTAGCCGAGTCAAGGCCGGCTTCATGTCCAAGAGCCAGGATCATCTGGAGCAAGCTAGCAAGGCTGTTGGAGCAGCTTGCCGATCGCTGGTGCGCCAAGTTCAGAGCATGATTCGTGAGCGAAGCCAAGAGGAGGACCAGGTAGACTACTCCAAGCTTGGAGCACATGAGTTCAAGGTTCGCGAGATGGAGCAACAG GTGGAGATTTTACAACTGGAAAACGCGCTTGCTTCAGCAAGACACCGTCTCGGCGAAATGCGGAAGATTTCCTACCAAGAGGAGTAG
- a CDS encoding ribosomal protein l21e domain-containing protein yields the protein MGHSYGKRAGTRYAFSRDFRQKGMIALNTYLKVYHVGDIVDIKANGAVQKGMPYKVYHGKTGVIYNVTKSAVGIIIYKKVKHRYIEKRINVRIEHIQPSRSREDFIKRVKANAAAKKQARADGVTVQVKRQPALPRDAVTVSLTDNPPETVVPLAYETTI from the exons ATGGGTCACTCTTACGGAAAGCGAGCGGGCACCCGA TATGCCTTCAGCAGGGACTTCCGCCAAAAGGGCATGATCGCCCTGAACACCTACCTGAAGGTGTATCA CGTCGGTGACATTGTCGACATCAAGGCCAACGGTGCTGTCCAGAAGGG TATGCCCTACAAGGTCTACCACGGCAAGACTGGCGTTATCTACAACGTCACCAAGAGCGCcgtcggcatcatcatctacaaGAAGGTCAAGCACCGCTACATCGAGAAGCGCATCAACGTCCGAATCGAGCACATCCAGCCCTCTCGATCCCGTGAGGACTTCATCAAGCGAGTCAAGGCGAACGCggccgccaagaagcaggCCAGAGCCGATGGCGTTACCGTCCAGGTTAAGCGACAGCCTGCTCTCCCCCGGGATGCCGTCACAGTCTCTCTGACTGACAACCCTCCTGAGACTGTTGTCCCTCTGGCATACGAAACCACTATTTAA